The uncultured Desulfuromonas sp. genome has a segment encoding these proteins:
- a CDS encoding MBL fold metallo-hydrolase: MNVRQLKCINLDQPRLEGFRNFISSWYLETDEFCAVVDPGPLSTIPVLINALRELQVESIDYILLTHIHIDHAGGTGELIKYFPKAQVVCHPDGIKHMISPEKLWQGSLKVLGETAEVYGEIIPVPAQSISYASEVGTSGIHVYETPGHAPHHVCYGYEDLLFGGEVAGVHIPVDHGRYMRPATPPRFIYEVAKQSIDKMIALQPRYLVIAHHGLVEPALSYLETARDQLGLWVKAVALTEHIIEEQRDEVIYDWLLNNDPTFCSIEQLDADIYARERYFMGNSLRGIRQYYESLSPEQQQAWKADPS; the protein is encoded by the coding sequence ATGAATGTCCGACAGTTGAAATGCATCAACCTTGACCAACCACGTCTCGAAGGATTTCGAAACTTTATCAGCAGCTGGTATCTCGAGACGGACGAGTTTTGTGCCGTTGTCGATCCGGGTCCATTGTCGACTATTCCGGTCCTGATAAATGCCTTGAGAGAATTGCAGGTTGAGTCGATCGATTATATTTTGTTGACGCATATCCATATTGATCATGCCGGCGGCACCGGTGAGTTGATTAAATACTTTCCAAAAGCTCAGGTTGTTTGTCATCCAGACGGTATTAAACACATGATTTCTCCAGAAAAACTCTGGCAGGGATCGTTAAAGGTCCTGGGCGAGACAGCCGAAGTCTACGGCGAAATCATTCCGGTCCCGGCGCAGTCGATATCTTATGCGTCAGAGGTCGGTACCAGCGGCATTCATGTCTATGAAACACCGGGGCATGCTCCACACCATGTCTGTTACGGCTATGAAGATCTGCTCTTCGGCGGTGAGGTTGCCGGAGTTCATATTCCGGTTGATCACGGGCGCTATATGCGTCCGGCAACGCCGCCACGCTTTATTTATGAGGTGGCCAAACAATCGATCGATAAAATGATTGCGCTGCAACCGCGCTATCTCGTCATTGCACATCACGGCCTTGTCGAGCCGGCGTTGAGTTATCTGGAAACGGCGCGAGATCAATTGGGCTTATGGGTGAAAGCTGTTGCGCTGACCGAGCATATTATTGAGGAACAACGTGACGAGGTCATTTACGACTGGTTGCTGAATAATGATCCGACATTCTGTTCTATCGAGCAGCTTGATGCCGATATTTATGCCCGGGAACGTTATTTCATGGGCAATTCCCTGCGCGGGATTCGACAATATTACGAGTCGTTGTCACCGGAGCAGCAACAAGCGTGGAAAGCCGATCCGTCGTAA
- a CDS encoding methyltransferase, translating into MSQISVPQGQWDFYRYPLRNNDPLRAWDAADEFILHKLQDQGLPRPAQRILVVNDSFGALCCCLHDFAPTLVSDSCLAHQGLLYNLKINQLAEDSVTFVDSLTPLPDYYDIALIKLPKSLALLEDQLIRLRGMIKPDAVVIGAGMVKHITTSAIELFEKILGPTRTSLARKKARLIISQFDAERAFSPLPPSTITLPEFQLTLMQHPGVFSMNKLDLGSRLVLEQSHLLPQAKTIIDLGCGNGILGIAAARQQPEAQLTFVDESYRAVDSARINFATIFGQRPAHFAATDCLMGIERDSTELILNNPPFHQQQVVGDQVAWQMFRQARQVLHRSGQLWVVGNRHLGYHTKLKRLFGNCKLVASTHKFVLLKATKS; encoded by the coding sequence ATGAGTCAAATCAGCGTTCCTCAGGGACAATGGGATTTTTATCGCTATCCGCTTCGTAATAATGACCCGTTACGGGCTTGGGATGCCGCAGACGAGTTTATCCTTCATAAGTTGCAGGATCAGGGATTGCCGCGCCCAGCGCAGAGGATCCTGGTCGTCAACGATTCATTTGGAGCCCTGTGCTGTTGCCTGCACGACTTTGCGCCAACGTTGGTCAGCGACTCCTGCTTGGCCCATCAAGGACTTTTATACAACCTGAAAATCAATCAGCTTGCCGAAGACAGCGTCACGTTTGTCGATAGCTTGACGCCGCTGCCGGATTATTACGACATTGCTCTGATCAAGCTCCCTAAAAGTCTTGCACTGCTCGAAGACCAGCTGATTCGGCTCCGCGGCATGATTAAACCCGACGCAGTGGTGATTGGTGCAGGGATGGTCAAGCATATCACCACCTCGGCAATTGAGCTGTTTGAAAAAATCCTGGGCCCAACCCGCACATCACTGGCCCGGAAAAAAGCGCGCTTGATCATCAGTCAGTTCGATGCGGAACGCGCCTTCTCTCCTTTGCCGCCATCCACCATCACCTTACCGGAATTCCAACTCACACTCATGCAACACCCCGGCGTTTTTTCAATGAACAAGCTCGACTTAGGAAGCCGACTGGTTCTTGAACAGAGTCACCTGCTGCCTCAGGCGAAGACCATTATTGATTTAGGTTGTGGTAACGGCATTCTCGGCATTGCCGCCGCACGGCAGCAGCCGGAGGCACAGCTCACTTTTGTGGATGAATCGTACCGTGCCGTTGATTCTGCTCGAATCAATTTCGCAACGATTTTTGGCCAACGCCCTGCCCACTTTGCAGCGACCGACTGTTTGATGGGCATTGAGCGCGACAGCACCGAGTTGATTTTAAATAATCCACCATTCCACCAGCAACAGGTGGTCGGCGATCAGGTGGCCTGGCAGATGTTTCGTCAGGCACGCCAGGTGCTGCATCGTTCAGGACAATTGTGGGTGGTCGGCAATCGGCACCTGGGCTATCACACCAAACTTAAACGACTGTTCGGTAATTGCAAACTGGTGGCGAGCACGCACAAATTTGTTCTGCTGAAGGCGACGAAATCCTGA
- a CDS encoding LEA type 2 family protein yields the protein MAKALISVVMILSLCSCAWMRPGFESPTIQVTRFTVMESQGLAPRFAITLNIINHNRQPLEIDGLSYALEIEEIALLRGVKADIPAIDGFSEQEVTLSVTADLLNSLDLISQLTRQPRDQFTYTLRAKLDVGWLTPAITVEKQGEISLRTLTR from the coding sequence GTGGCAAAAGCACTTATCTCCGTAGTGATGATTCTTTCTCTGTGTTCCTGTGCCTGGATGCGTCCCGGCTTTGAATCACCGACCATACAAGTCACCCGTTTTACCGTTATGGAAAGTCAGGGCCTGGCACCACGTTTTGCGATCACGTTAAACATTATCAATCATAACCGGCAACCTCTGGAAATTGACGGCCTGAGTTATGCCCTTGAAATCGAAGAGATTGCCTTGCTTCGTGGTGTTAAAGCAGACATACCGGCTATTGATGGTTTTTCTGAACAGGAAGTGACCTTATCCGTCACAGCAGACCTGCTCAACAGCCTCGATCTGATCTCTCAGTTAACCCGGCAGCCTCGCGATCAATTCACGTATACCTTGCGTGCCAAGCTTGATGTTGGCTGGCTGACGCCTGCGATTACTGTTGAAAAACAAGGAGAAATTTCACTGCGTACCCTGACACGTTAA
- a CDS encoding DUF423 domain-containing protein, which translates to MKLFFVLGCVNAFLSVALGAFGAHGLRQRVSPELLITWEKGVDYQMYHALALLLVALCVKLWPEVRRVRTAGLLFFVGIVLFSGSLYVLVLTQVTIFGVITPVGGVSFLCGWCLLALCASQFDSRW; encoded by the coding sequence ATGAAATTGTTTTTTGTCCTTGGCTGCGTGAATGCATTTCTTTCCGTTGCGTTGGGTGCGTTCGGCGCCCACGGCTTGCGTCAACGGGTCAGTCCGGAGCTGCTGATCACCTGGGAAAAAGGCGTTGACTATCAGATGTATCATGCACTGGCGCTGTTGCTGGTGGCCTTATGCGTCAAACTCTGGCCGGAGGTCCGTCGGGTACGAACGGCAGGGTTGTTATTTTTTGTCGGTATAGTACTTTTTTCCGGCAGCCTTTATGTTCTGGTTTTAACGCAGGTGACTATTTTCGGAGTGATCACACCGGTCGGAGGTGTCTCCTTTCTGTGCGGCTGGTGCCTCTTGGCGCTCTGCGCCAGTCAATTCGACAGTCGTTGGTAG
- a CDS encoding AAA family ATPase, which yields MAKKIFVAATNKNCGKSTICLSLLYRAARKYPRIGFIKPIGPKLIEFNNYHADKDAVLMAQVFGLEEHIRYMNPVPVFSDTTRRVLDGQVNPDSFAEKMVEACRFFEKECDFLVIEGAGHAGVGSVLGYNNAQVAKLLDAPVMMITDGGVGRAIDAVIMNLSVFDMAGVPVRMLVANKLIADKRELTMHYLKKAFEDRDIHIQGGFNFSPILANPTLHRISRLLDAPLKGNLEEQHRIVHHVQLGAASAQRVADLLEESSLLLVNSTRDELMVMLASLYHLPEYRHKIAGMIIPGHAPVSPITARIVDDSNIPYMRTHLTNSEAFTRIQSDVSKITAQDQEKIDLVGHLAEVELDFDTVDRLFD from the coding sequence ATGGCAAAAAAAATCTTTGTTGCGGCAACGAATAAAAACTGCGGCAAGTCGACGATTTGCCTTTCGTTATTATACCGTGCCGCGCGGAAGTATCCACGGATCGGTTTCATCAAACCGATCGGGCCTAAGTTGATTGAGTTTAACAATTACCACGCTGACAAAGATGCCGTCCTGATGGCTCAGGTGTTTGGTCTCGAAGAACACATTCGTTACATGAATCCTGTTCCGGTGTTTTCCGACACCACCCGCCGTGTCCTTGATGGGCAGGTCAACCCAGACTCTTTCGCCGAAAAAATGGTTGAAGCATGTCGTTTCTTTGAAAAGGAATGCGATTTTCTGGTCATTGAGGGGGCAGGGCATGCCGGTGTCGGTTCAGTGCTGGGATACAATAATGCGCAGGTTGCTAAATTACTGGATGCACCGGTAATGATGATTACGGATGGTGGAGTTGGTCGTGCCATTGATGCCGTCATCATGAACCTCAGTGTCTTTGACATGGCAGGGGTTCCAGTACGCATGCTGGTGGCGAACAAATTGATCGCCGATAAGCGTGAACTGACTATGCACTATCTGAAAAAAGCCTTTGAGGATCGTGATATCCATATCCAGGGCGGCTTTAATTTTTCTCCGATTCTGGCCAATCCCACGTTGCATCGCATCAGTCGTCTGCTTGACGCGCCGTTAAAAGGCAACCTTGAAGAGCAGCATCGCATTGTTCACCATGTGCAGTTGGGGGCAGCCTCTGCTCAACGGGTTGCGGATCTGCTTGAAGAGTCGAGTCTTCTCCTGGTGAACAGCACTCGCGACGAGTTGATGGTGATGCTGGCGTCTTTATATCATCTTCCGGAATACCGCCATAAAATTGCCGGTATGATTATTCCCGGGCATGCGCCGGTCTCGCCGATTACTGCCAGAATCGTCGATGACAGCAATATCCCTTATATGCGCACCCATCTGACCAACTCCGAAGCGTTTACTCGCATCCAGAGCGATGTCTCTAAAATCACGGCCCAGGATCAGGAAAAAATTGATTTGGTCGGCCATTTGGCTGAGGTTGAGTTGGACTTTGACACGGTGGATAGATTGTTTGATTAA
- a CDS encoding sterol desaturase family protein yields the protein MRGIVFAIFFSVIAYSEVRWPRLEKHYPKRTRWQRNLGLIGIDVVVVYLLMPLTVVMVATRAHDGQWGLLNQISLPEIIVWLVALVWMDLVIYWQHRWFHHISWLWRLHRVHHLDLDIDVSTGLRFHPGEILLSLLLKCAAVAFMGVPAGAVIVSEILINSAAMFNHGNLAIPIPADRILRRFLVTPDMHRIHHSVIARETNSNYGFCLSWWDFLFNSYTDQPLKGHDGMQIGLSGYRSFAGHTLIYLLKLPFISSRRGEASVKK from the coding sequence TTGCGCGGCATTGTTTTCGCGATTTTTTTTTCAGTCATTGCCTATAGCGAAGTGCGCTGGCCGAGGCTTGAAAAACACTACCCAAAAAGAACGCGCTGGCAACGCAACCTTGGGTTGATCGGAATTGATGTTGTGGTCGTTTATCTGCTGATGCCGCTTACGGTCGTTATGGTGGCGACACGTGCCCATGATGGGCAATGGGGGCTTTTGAACCAAATTTCGCTACCAGAAATCATTGTCTGGCTTGTGGCTCTGGTCTGGATGGACCTGGTGATTTATTGGCAACATCGCTGGTTTCATCACATCAGCTGGTTATGGCGTCTGCATCGAGTGCATCATCTTGATCTGGACATTGATGTTTCAACGGGGTTACGCTTTCATCCGGGCGAGATTTTGCTGTCTCTGTTGCTCAAATGTGCAGCCGTGGCCTTCATGGGAGTTCCTGCCGGCGCGGTGATTGTTTCAGAAATACTTATCAACAGCGCCGCCATGTTCAATCATGGCAACCTGGCCATTCCCATCCCGGCAGACCGGATTCTGCGCCGATTTCTGGTCACACCGGACATGCATCGCATCCACCATTCGGTGATTGCCCGTGAAACCAACTCTAACTATGGCTTCTGTTTATCCTGGTGGGACTTTTTATTCAACAGCTATACCGATCAACCACTGAAGGGGCATGATGGGATGCAGATCGGGCTTTCCGGGTATCGCAGCTTTGCTGGTCACACGTTAATCTATTTGCTCAAACTGCCCTTTATCTCTTCGCGACGTGGCGAAGCATCCGTTAAAAAATAG
- a CDS encoding NAD(P)/FAD-dependent oxidoreductase, with product MTEQTMEYDLCVLGCGPGGFAGAMRAFDFGKHVCVIEGGEIGGAGVKWGALASKTMWELSKDYSIAAKQDRGYHSQQLTVDYREVNATIEQAVKERQYQMLTQLETFSPRRWQGEGSITYVRGWATFVDRRSVEVCLEDGATQKVYAKNFLIATGSHPRGYGNLQVDQEKIFNSNGIHRLKKFPKRLLILGAGVVGCEYATIFANFGQTQVHLVDHKDRVLPYEDCDVSAFVEQSLESAGVVLHQSATLQDIHRRQDYLAVVLDFPDGHSEVIEVDAALISVGRQPNLKHLGLDKIGIDISENGFLTTGVDCCVDGNIFACGDVTCHPNLVNIAELEARMAAKEMFCRAIRPLNYSNMSAIMFLNPSVATVGLSEEQCQAKKLSYRVAYVAYAMSSRPLAMRAKRGFVKIVVTDDTEMTILGMRSAGPQVSNVVLSIAHFMDHNKGAGEVLKSVYPHPSISETTQECLRLLIGKSIYKAQAFPDMMWVKTWNPQEGYRDCSHDFQVEQCEIPNHTTS from the coding sequence ATGACAGAACAGACGATGGAATATGATTTATGCGTACTCGGTTGCGGCCCTGGTGGATTTGCCGGAGCGATGAGGGCATTTGACTTCGGTAAACATGTATGTGTCATTGAAGGTGGGGAAATCGGCGGCGCCGGAGTGAAATGGGGCGCTTTGGCATCTAAAACCATGTGGGAGCTTTCCAAGGATTACTCCATTGCCGCGAAACAGGATCGTGGCTATCACAGTCAACAGCTCACCGTCGATTATCGCGAAGTCAATGCAACCATCGAGCAGGCGGTCAAAGAACGCCAGTATCAGATGCTCACTCAACTGGAGACCTTTTCTCCGCGGCGCTGGCAAGGGGAGGGCTCTATCACTTATGTTCGAGGCTGGGCGACATTTGTGGATCGTCGCAGTGTCGAAGTCTGTCTGGAGGATGGCGCCACTCAGAAGGTCTATGCGAAAAACTTTCTGATTGCCACCGGCAGCCATCCGCGTGGTTATGGCAATCTCCAGGTCGATCAGGAGAAGATTTTCAATTCCAACGGCATTCACCGCCTCAAAAAATTCCCCAAGCGGCTGCTCATTCTCGGCGCCGGCGTTGTTGGTTGTGAATATGCCACGATTTTTGCTAATTTTGGCCAGACTCAGGTTCATCTGGTCGATCATAAAGATCGGGTTCTGCCTTATGAAGATTGTGATGTCAGCGCTTTTGTTGAGCAAAGCCTTGAAAGCGCCGGTGTGGTTCTTCACCAGTCGGCAACATTGCAGGATATCCATCGCCGTCAGGATTATCTTGCTGTTGTTCTGGATTTTCCCGATGGGCACAGCGAAGTGATTGAAGTCGATGCCGCACTCATCTCAGTGGGACGCCAGCCCAATTTAAAACACCTTGGACTGGATAAAATTGGCATTGATATCAGTGAAAATGGTTTTTTAACCACGGGTGTTGATTGCTGTGTTGATGGAAATATCTTCGCCTGTGGCGACGTAACCTGTCATCCAAACCTGGTCAACATTGCCGAACTGGAAGCACGTATGGCCGCCAAAGAGATGTTTTGTCGTGCCATTCGCCCGCTGAACTACAGCAATATGTCGGCGATCATGTTCCTCAATCCGTCTGTGGCAACCGTCGGGCTCAGTGAAGAACAATGTCAGGCCAAAAAATTGAGCTATCGGGTAGCCTATGTGGCGTATGCCATGTCCAGCAGGCCGTTGGCTATGCGGGCGAAAAGGGGCTTTGTTAAAATCGTGGTGACGGATGATACGGAGATGACAATCCTCGGCATGCGTTCTGCCGGCCCTCAGGTTTCCAATGTCGTCCTATCGATTGCGCATTTTATGGATCATAACAAAGGAGCTGGCGAAGTGCTTAAATCGGTATACCCCCACCCGAGCATCTCGGAAACAACGCAGGAATGCTTACGTTTATTGATTGGCAAGTCCATTTATAAAGCGCAAGCGTTCCCAGATATGATGTGGGTGAAAACGTGGAATCCTCAAGAGGGTTATCGTGATTGCTCGCATGATTTTCAGGTCGAGCAATGTGAAATTCCCAATCATACGACCTCGTGA
- a CDS encoding GGDEF domain-containing protein produces MMTQEDVLNFVLNSDELPTLSAVASRLISITAEEDTTISDIASLISKDISLSTKVLKVVNSSFYSFPQQIGTIHQAASILGTNAVRSLVLSFSFLKPDKQKKNGFDYAAFWEKSLSEAVASRMLLTAVDADDTEEGFIAGLLQNLGVLVLAKAFPDEYKKVDQVVADEEMERCEAEIKFIGADHTYIGSEVCRSWGFPAEIVEPLRYHHEPHKLPSKDAKLKLLCEVVCLSGIISRVYNAKKPDELVGLFKSQAKRRLHLTEKKLEDFLDRVHMEVEEIGKFFDIKIQNQKSIAEVLQIANAELSVLNLSYEQMNRSLVEKTVQLELLTAELEKKNKLLERLANVDGLTEAYNHRYFQNFLDREINRSERNGYTLSVVMVDIDNFKKFNDMHGHQVGDYVLKQFADVARSLLREYDLFARYGGEEFVLVLPETNASEGEIVAEKFRSTLSEHTFSHERETYYITASFGVADLTPSKDKIDKNDLISQADSALYESKKKGRNRVTIYSPKKKWFGK; encoded by the coding sequence ATGATGACTCAGGAAGATGTCCTAAATTTTGTTCTCAACTCAGATGAGTTGCCTACATTGTCTGCTGTGGCTTCACGTTTGATCTCTATTACAGCGGAAGAAGATACCACCATTAGTGATATCGCCTCATTGATTTCCAAGGATATCTCCCTATCCACCAAAGTTCTTAAGGTGGTTAATTCATCTTTTTATAGCTTCCCTCAACAGATCGGCACGATTCATCAGGCAGCATCCATTCTTGGAACCAATGCGGTGCGCAGCCTGGTTCTTTCCTTTTCATTTTTGAAACCGGACAAGCAGAAAAAAAATGGTTTTGACTATGCCGCTTTTTGGGAAAAATCATTGTCGGAAGCGGTTGCTTCACGCATGTTGCTGACGGCTGTCGATGCGGATGATACCGAAGAGGGATTTATTGCCGGTCTTTTGCAGAACCTTGGGGTTCTCGTCTTGGCAAAAGCGTTCCCTGATGAGTATAAAAAAGTCGATCAGGTTGTTGCCGATGAAGAGATGGAACGCTGTGAGGCTGAAATTAAGTTTATTGGTGCTGACCACACCTATATCGGCAGTGAAGTGTGCCGCAGCTGGGGCTTCCCTGCTGAGATTGTCGAACCTCTTCGTTATCACCACGAGCCGCATAAACTTCCTTCAAAAGATGCAAAATTAAAGCTTTTATGTGAAGTGGTGTGCCTGTCCGGCATTATTTCTCGTGTTTATAATGCAAAGAAGCCGGATGAACTGGTTGGGCTGTTTAAATCTCAGGCCAAGCGGCGTCTGCATCTGACTGAGAAAAAACTGGAAGATTTTCTTGATCGCGTTCATATGGAAGTCGAGGAAATTGGCAAGTTTTTCGATATTAAGATTCAGAATCAGAAATCAATTGCTGAGGTTCTGCAGATTGCGAATGCGGAACTCAGTGTTCTCAATCTCAGTTATGAGCAGATGAATCGCTCCCTGGTGGAAAAAACCGTTCAACTGGAATTGTTAACGGCCGAGCTGGAAAAAAAGAATAAATTGCTGGAGCGTCTGGCCAATGTCGATGGTTTGACTGAAGCCTATAACCACCGTTATTTCCAGAACTTTCTCGACCGGGAAATTAATCGTTCGGAACGTAATGGCTACACACTCAGTGTTGTCATGGTCGATATTGATAACTTTAAGAAATTCAATGATATGCATGGTCATCAAGTCGGCGATTACGTCCTGAAACAATTTGCTGATGTGGCCCGCAGTTTATTGCGTGAATATGATTTGTTTGCCCGTTATGGCGGTGAGGAATTCGTGTTGGTCCTACCTGAAACCAACGCCAGTGAAGGCGAGATTGTTGCCGAGAAATTCCGTAGCACCCTGTCTGAACATACCTTTAGTCATGAGCGGGAAACCTATTATATCACCGCTAGTTTCGGCGTGGCCGATCTGACTCCGTCAAAGGATAAAATAGACAAAAACGACCTGATCTCTCAGGCCGACTCCGCACTTTATGAATCAAAGAAAAAAGGCCGCAATCGGGTGACGATTTACAGCCCTAAAAAGAAATGGTTTGGTAAGTAA
- the ribB gene encoding 3,4-dihydroxy-2-butanone-4-phosphate synthase has protein sequence MNQTLDTLFGSSQQRVQRALLALQRGHGVIVTDDEDRENEGDLIFSADHLTNEQMALLIRECSGIVCLCLTEEKVDALQLPMMVDDNRSHYQTAFTVSIEAADGVTTGVSAADRVTTIRAASARDSRPEHLHSPGHVFPLKAKSGGVLERRGHTEATVDLMSLAGLNPCGVLCEVTLENGKMARMEHLIDFCQKHYFPLVTIDDIACYKMQQKVQ, from the coding sequence ATGAATCAGACCCTTGATACTCTTTTTGGCTCCTCTCAACAACGTGTACAGCGCGCCCTTCTGGCTCTTCAGCGTGGTCACGGTGTCATTGTTACGGACGATGAAGATCGTGAAAACGAAGGCGATCTTATTTTCAGCGCTGACCATCTGACCAATGAACAGATGGCCCTGCTGATTCGTGAGTGCAGTGGCATTGTCTGTTTGTGCTTGACTGAGGAAAAAGTAGACGCTCTTCAGTTGCCGATGATGGTTGATGATAATCGGAGTCATTATCAAACGGCTTTTACCGTTAGCATTGAAGCGGCCGACGGTGTGACGACTGGCGTGTCAGCGGCTGACCGCGTCACCACCATTCGCGCAGCCAGCGCTCGTGACAGTCGTCCTGAGCACCTGCATAGCCCAGGGCATGTTTTCCCTTTAAAAGCAAAGTCCGGAGGTGTTCTTGAGCGTCGTGGACATACCGAAGCCACGGTGGACCTGATGAGTCTGGCTGGTTTAAATCCTTGTGGTGTCCTCTGTGAGGTTACTTTGGAAAATGGCAAGATGGCCCGTATGGAGCATTTGATTGATTTTTGCCAGAAGCATTATTTCCCCCTTGTGACCATTGACGATATTGCCTGTTACAAAATGCAACAGAAAGTTCAATAA
- a CDS encoding zonular occludens toxin domain-containing protein, with amino-acid sequence MIQMLFAEPRSGKTYYMVNYLLKFCEYDRLYREYILNSDVLVISNIKGLKVPHWDLKYCLSKKPVEEFFTYENFEQIQRSTGKNHVILLVDECYEYFPPNFRSAPVRKFMAMHGHLGLDVFLCAQGPDLMTREFRSCYEKAVQVLPRSKKMGPFLIYRHVDKAGNVMDTERIRPRQSVFAAYKSQERQEYNKPKSAVTKMALFILFFVVLAFGLFKFAIDQVQSRGGGSDQAAVIDAVPDDPQSPIDLSTGVPRIASAPGRIITKEQEPVSISLIGSIEKGGQVYLLTDYGRITDYVSYDLDYRYVLVRPDVAKRLGYRPDRGDTEPESSSFDFSSTDDFVQVSNEDERTPVDYRPSEAMLEEIAVDRSRRANLASFNKRVNQPLKFPEQMGYRQDL; translated from the coding sequence ATGATTCAAATGCTTTTCGCTGAACCACGTTCAGGTAAAACGTATTACATGGTGAATTATTTGCTTAAATTTTGCGAATATGATCGTTTGTACCGTGAATATATTCTCAATTCTGATGTTCTTGTCATTTCGAATATTAAAGGTCTTAAAGTCCCCCATTGGGATTTGAAGTATTGTCTTTCAAAGAAGCCTGTTGAGGAATTTTTCACTTATGAGAATTTTGAGCAGATTCAAAGGTCTACCGGCAAGAATCACGTCATTTTGCTAGTTGATGAATGTTATGAATATTTTCCGCCTAATTTTCGTTCTGCTCCTGTAAGGAAGTTTATGGCTATGCATGGCCACCTTGGGCTAGATGTGTTCCTTTGCGCTCAAGGCCCGGATTTGATGACCCGAGAGTTCAGGTCTTGCTACGAAAAAGCTGTTCAGGTTCTTCCTCGTTCAAAAAAGATGGGGCCATTCTTGATTTATCGTCATGTTGATAAGGCTGGGAATGTCATGGATACTGAGCGGATCAGGCCAAGACAATCTGTTTTTGCTGCTTATAAATCTCAAGAACGACAGGAATATAACAAGCCAAAATCGGCTGTAACGAAAATGGCGTTATTTATTCTTTTCTTTGTCGTCCTCGCGTTCGGTCTTTTTAAGTTTGCTATTGATCAGGTTCAAAGCAGAGGAGGTGGTTCTGATCAGGCTGCTGTCATTGATGCTGTACCTGATGATCCGCAGTCACCTATTGATTTATCGACAGGTGTTCCCCGTATTGCTTCCGCACCGGGACGAATTATCACCAAAGAACAGGAACCCGTTTCTATATCGCTTATCGGCAGTATAGAAAAGGGCGGTCAAGTTTATTTATTGACTGATTATGGGCGGATTACCGATTATGTCAGTTATGACCTCGATTATCGCTATGTCCTAGTCCGTCCTGATGTTGCCAAACGTTTAGGCTATCGCCCCGATCGGGGCGATACTGAACCTGAAAGTTCGTCCTTTGATTTTTCATCAACCGATGATTTTGTCCAAGTCTCCAACGAGGATGAACGTACTCCTGTAGACTATCGTCCGAGCGAAGCAATGCTTGAAGAGATTGCTGTTGATCGTTCCCGTCGTGCAAATCTAGCCTCTTTCAACAAGCGAGTAAACCAGCCTCTTAAATTCCCAGAACAGATGGGATATCGTCAAGATTTATAG
- a CDS encoding major capsid protein, with amino-acid sequence MHNRMKKYFGKAGVAAGAVLGSAASSFAAIDATTQSEIQSAITNADSTYYIIGGTVLTVVAGIWGFKQLKRLLG; translated from the coding sequence ATGCATAATCGCATGAAGAAATACTTTGGTAAAGCCGGTGTTGCTGCCGGTGCTGTTCTCGGGTCTGCTGCCAGCTCTTTTGCAGCTATCGACGCCACTACTCAATCTGAGATTCAGTCTGCTATCACAAACGCGGACTCCACGTACTACATCATCGGTGGAACCGTTCTCACCGTTGTTGCTGGTATTTGGGGCTTTAAGCAGCTCAAGCGCCTGTTGGGTTAA
- a CDS encoding major capsid protein, producing the protein MDVSVIQTGILDSTTPYYVVGGTVLVVLAGMWGFRQLKSLLGGSDSCSIESRASDMAVDKFYDRHQHLYDPRSLDDSLAQTDHFNSVYDDYYRESLEELRGE; encoded by the coding sequence ATGGACGTATCAGTTATTCAGACGGGCATTTTGGACTCTACAACGCCATATTATGTTGTCGGCGGCACTGTTCTTGTCGTCCTTGCTGGCATGTGGGGGTTTCGTCAGCTTAAATCTCTTCTTGGTGGCTCTGATTCTTGTTCTATTGAGTCTCGGGCTTCGGATATGGCTGTCGATAAGTTTTATGACCGACATCAGCATCTCTATGATCCCCGTTCTCTCGACGATAGTCTTGCTCAGACTGATCATTTTAATAGTGTCTATGACGACTACTATCGTGAATCTCTAGAGGAGCTTCGCGGGGAATGA
- a CDS encoding ribbon-helix-helix protein, CopG family, producing MARPKKKDIERMDKTVQIRMTQNEFEELETLAEKAGMTVSKFLRANIRSWLR from the coding sequence ATGGCACGACCTAAAAAGAAAGACATTGAACGCATGGACAAGACAGTTCAAATCCGAATGACACAAAATGAATTCGAAGAGCTTGAAACACTCGCAGAAAAAGCAGGCATGACTGTAAGCAAATTTCTGAGAGCTAACATTCGATCATGGTTACGCTGA